The following coding sequences lie in one Mycobacterium gordonae genomic window:
- a CDS encoding acyltransferase family protein: MKAEIRGEIRALTGLRIVAALWVVLFHFRPMLTDASPEFRENLAPVLNCGAQGVDLFFILSGFVLTWNYLDRMGGEWSTRATVHFLWLRLARVWPVYLLTMHLAALIVILSLHVGHVPLPEVRDLTAISYVRQVLLVQLWFEPFFDNTSWDGPAWSISAEWLAYLLFGVIVLVVLRLERTTRARTLMVLAFAACLPPVVLLLASGYFYTPWSWLPRIVTQFVAGALACAAVRRLRLSTRARHVAGYLSLLLVVAMVGILYWFDAHPISGVVDSGGVVDVLFVPLVITLAIGLGSLPWVLSTRVMVYGGEISFCLYMVHELVHTGWGWAVLQFELTPQDNPWKWNVIGLVVIALLLSSLMYHFVEEPARRWMRRMIGARAAPAGTQPDDSPITKRHPIDGALSEVASRAG, translated from the coding sequence ATGAAGGCCGAGATCCGCGGGGAGATCAGGGCCCTGACCGGTCTGCGCATTGTCGCGGCGCTGTGGGTGGTGTTGTTCCACTTCCGCCCGATGCTGACGGATGCGTCGCCCGAGTTTCGCGAGAACCTGGCGCCGGTGCTCAATTGCGGTGCCCAGGGCGTCGACCTGTTCTTCATCCTCAGCGGCTTCGTGCTGACCTGGAACTACCTCGACCGCATGGGAGGGGAATGGTCGACGCGGGCCACCGTGCATTTCCTGTGGCTGCGGCTGGCGAGGGTGTGGCCGGTGTACCTGCTCACCATGCACCTGGCCGCCCTGATCGTGATCCTCAGCCTGCACGTCGGGCACGTGCCGTTACCTGAGGTCAGGGACCTCACCGCGATCAGCTACGTGCGCCAGGTGCTGCTGGTCCAGTTGTGGTTCGAGCCGTTCTTCGACAACACCTCCTGGGACGGGCCGGCGTGGTCGATCAGCGCGGAATGGTTGGCCTACCTGCTGTTCGGCGTGATCGTGCTGGTGGTGCTGCGGCTGGAGCGGACGACCCGGGCGCGCACCCTGATGGTGCTGGCCTTCGCAGCCTGCCTGCCGCCGGTGGTGTTGTTACTGGCCAGCGGTTATTTCTACACGCCGTGGAGCTGGCTGCCCCGCATCGTCACCCAGTTCGTCGCCGGCGCGCTGGCGTGTGCCGCAGTGCGCAGGTTGCGCCTGAGCACCCGGGCCCGGCATGTCGCCGGATACCTGTCGCTGCTGCTCGTGGTCGCGATGGTGGGCATCCTCTACTGGTTCGACGCACATCCGATCAGCGGCGTCGTGGACAGCGGTGGTGTCGTCGACGTGCTGTTCGTGCCGCTGGTGATCACGCTCGCGATCGGTCTGGGCAGCCTGCCGTGGGTGCTGTCGACGCGTGTGATGGTGTACGGCGGGGAGATCTCGTTCTGTCTGTACATGGTTCACGAGCTGGTGCATACGGGGTGGGGATGGGCGGTGCTGCAATTCGAGCTCACGCCGCAGGACAACCCCTGGAAATGGAATGTCATCGGGCTGGTCGTGATCGCGCTGCTGCTGTCGAGCCTGATGTACCACTTCGTCGAAGAGCCGGCCCGTCGCTGGATGCGCAGGATGATCGGCGCCAGGGCCGCGCCGGCTGGCACCCAGCCCGATGACTCGCCCATCACCAAACGGCATCCGATCGACGGGGCGCTTTCCGAGGTTGCCTCGCGGGCGGGGTGA
- a CDS encoding STAS domain-containing protein yields MTTAITGRVSSTAECNGAQIRAHCRHLATVVTIAGEIDAVNVDQIGEHIRRFVLSDNPVVLDLSAITHFSSAGMGLLCVLDEECRAAGVEWMIVTNPVVGMLLGDPAETAYPVTGSVHEALRYLADGINWRRQLVLPLVKKSA; encoded by the coding sequence ATGACTACCGCGATCACAGGACGCGTTTCAAGCACCGCCGAGTGTAACGGCGCCCAGATTCGGGCGCACTGCCGCCACCTGGCCACCGTGGTCACCATCGCCGGCGAGATCGATGCCGTCAATGTCGACCAGATCGGCGAGCACATTCGGCGCTTCGTGCTCAGCGACAACCCGGTGGTACTCGATCTGAGCGCGATCACCCATTTCTCGTCGGCCGGAATGGGGCTGTTGTGCGTGCTCGACGAGGAATGCCGCGCCGCCGGTGTGGAGTGGATGATCGTCACCAACCCCGTCGTCGGCATGCTGCTGGGCGACCCCGCCGAGACGGCGTATCCGGTGACCGGTTCTGTTCACGAGGCGCTGCGCTACCTCGCCGACGGCATCAACTGGCGTCGCCAGCTGGTCCTGCCACTGGTCAAGAAGTCCGCTTAG
- a CDS encoding acyltransferase family protein, whose amino-acid sequence MTQADLPKPPFRPDIEGLRAVAVIAVVLYHTGIPGIGGGYIGVDVFFVISGFLITGLLLREVQSSKTVALGRFYAARARRLLPAAATVGIVTAVAAAAVLPPLQARRVFIDGIASMFYVGNYRFAAQNTDYMIADLPPSPFQHYWSLGVEEQFYLVWPALIIGTAWLARRVTRGDTTHTLPYAVVVAVVGAASLAAAMIWTHTSPPWAFFSLPTRAWELAAGGLVALTITQWKRLPLLPATVAGWGGLTLILLTCTQLGPHTPYPGTSALLPVLGTALVIGAGCVTGGMGVGRVLCPPAMRAIGRVSYSWYLWHWPVLLLLPPLLGDPGGLPGRLAATTVSAGLAVITMHAVENPGRFAAALRRSAKASLAVAGAASAVAACACAVLLTAVPAPVGHGAAAPQAKIVALPPAPDPHLSPQEAAVRQAFTQAREMLAAAASQRAVPSNLNPPLAAAPADKAAVFVNGCMRSWRDVGQSECASVKGDSKEDGATASTVALIGDSHAAMWDPALQQVAEQRHWRLETMAKVTCPFLDIPIVSPYLGRHYTECEQWRGEIVGRLAAERPRLVILSMSRRYHADFSFASYDPAWIDALATVVAQLRGMGSKVLVLGPVADPQSSAPTCLSAHLDDAGACAPKRSVAVNADGVGAEERVTTAAGGSYADLTDLFCDPQRCPLVVGDTLVFRDDNHITTEYARLLSPVVGALADRAITNE is encoded by the coding sequence ATGACCCAGGCGGACCTCCCCAAGCCCCCGTTTCGCCCGGACATCGAGGGGCTGCGTGCCGTCGCAGTTATCGCCGTCGTGCTCTATCACACAGGCATTCCCGGTATCGGCGGCGGCTACATCGGCGTCGACGTCTTCTTCGTGATCTCCGGCTTCCTGATCACCGGACTGCTCCTGCGTGAGGTGCAGAGCAGCAAAACCGTTGCGCTGGGCCGCTTTTACGCGGCACGCGCGCGCCGCCTGCTGCCAGCCGCGGCCACCGTCGGCATCGTCACCGCGGTCGCCGCGGCCGCCGTGCTGCCGCCGTTGCAGGCCCGGCGGGTGTTCATCGACGGCATCGCCAGCATGTTCTACGTCGGCAACTACCGATTCGCCGCCCAGAACACCGATTACATGATCGCCGACCTGCCGCCCTCGCCGTTTCAGCACTACTGGTCGCTGGGCGTGGAGGAACAGTTCTACCTGGTGTGGCCGGCGCTGATCATCGGCACCGCGTGGTTGGCGCGACGCGTCACCCGTGGCGACACCACACACACCCTGCCCTACGCGGTGGTCGTGGCGGTCGTCGGCGCGGCATCACTGGCAGCGGCGATGATCTGGACCCACACCTCGCCACCCTGGGCGTTCTTCTCGCTACCCACCCGGGCCTGGGAACTGGCCGCCGGCGGCCTGGTCGCCCTGACAATCACGCAGTGGAAACGGCTGCCGCTGTTGCCCGCGACCGTGGCGGGCTGGGGCGGCTTGACGCTGATCCTGCTGACCTGCACCCAGCTGGGCCCTCACACGCCCTATCCCGGCACCTCGGCGCTGCTTCCGGTGCTGGGCACCGCCCTGGTTATCGGGGCCGGTTGCGTCACCGGCGGCATGGGCGTCGGACGGGTGCTGTGCCCGCCGGCGATGCGGGCGATCGGCCGCGTGTCCTACTCCTGGTATCTCTGGCACTGGCCGGTCCTGCTGCTGCTGCCGCCGCTGCTCGGCGACCCCGGCGGACTGCCGGGCCGGCTGGCCGCGACCACCGTGTCCGCCGGATTGGCTGTCATCACCATGCACGCCGTCGAGAATCCCGGCCGGTTCGCCGCGGCGTTGCGCCGTTCCGCGAAGGCGAGCCTGGCCGTCGCCGGCGCCGCCAGCGCAGTCGCGGCATGCGCGTGCGCGGTGTTGCTGACGGCCGTACCGGCCCCGGTTGGACACGGCGCCGCCGCCCCGCAAGCGAAGATCGTTGCGTTGCCCCCCGCTCCCGACCCACACCTCAGTCCACAGGAAGCGGCGGTCCGGCAGGCGTTCACCCAAGCCCGCGAGATGCTTGCGGCGGCTGCGAGTCAGCGCGCCGTGCCGTCCAACCTCAATCCGCCACTGGCCGCAGCGCCGGCCGACAAGGCGGCGGTGTTCGTCAACGGCTGCATGCGGTCCTGGCGTGATGTGGGTCAGAGCGAATGCGCTTCGGTGAAAGGGGACTCAAAAGAGGACGGGGCGACCGCAAGCACCGTCGCGCTCATCGGCGACTCCCACGCGGCGATGTGGGACCCGGCCCTTCAGCAGGTAGCCGAGCAGCGGCACTGGCGACTGGAGACCATGGCCAAGGTAACCTGCCCGTTTCTGGACATCCCCATCGTCAGCCCCTATCTGGGTCGTCACTACACCGAGTGCGAGCAGTGGCGCGGGGAGATCGTGGGCCGGCTCGCGGCCGAGCGACCCCGACTGGTGATCTTGAGCATGAGCCGGCGCTACCACGCCGACTTCAGCTTCGCCTCCTACGATCCGGCGTGGATCGACGCCCTGGCCACGGTGGTGGCCCAGTTACGCGGCATGGGCTCGAAAGTTCTAGTGCTGGGTCCGGTTGCCGACCCGCAGTCATCGGCGCCGACATGCCTGTCCGCCCACCTGGACGACGCCGGTGCGTGCGCACCGAAGCGTTCGGTGGCGGTCAACGCAGACGGCGTCGGCGCCGAAGAACGGGTGACGACCGCAGCCGGCGGCTCCTATGCGGACTTGACCGACCTGTTCTGCGACCCGCAGCGCTGCCCACTGGTCGTCGGGGACACCCTGGTGTTCCGCGACGACAACCACATCACCACCGAGTACGCGCGACTGCTGTCCCCGGTCGTCGGCGCGCTGGCCGATCGGGCCATAACAAATGAATGA
- a CDS encoding alpha/beta hydrolase yields the protein MGAGASAAAAGGWALSALLDPLTTLAAPTAPAPFDPPTAGKTLPTKLTGSFVSAARGGIKTNWVIAMPPGQTKMLRPVIALHGKDGDANMMLDCGVEDALAHLVNEGKPPFAVVGVDGGASSYWHRRANGEDSGTMVLEELLPMLTSMGMDTSRVGFLGWSMGGYGALLLGARLGPARTAGICAISPALYMSYIGTAPGAFDSIDDWNRNTVFGLPVLNSIPVRVDCGIGDRFFFASSQFVSQLKKKPAGSFSPGGHDVDYWRAQLPGELAWMAT from the coding sequence ATGGGTGCCGGCGCCAGCGCCGCAGCGGCCGGCGGCTGGGCGCTGAGCGCTCTGCTCGACCCGCTCACCACGCTGGCCGCGCCCACGGCGCCGGCTCCGTTCGACCCGCCGACCGCGGGCAAGACGTTGCCGACCAAGCTCACCGGCTCGTTCGTCTCCGCCGCCCGTGGCGGCATCAAGACCAACTGGGTGATCGCGATGCCGCCCGGTCAGACCAAGATGCTGCGACCGGTGATCGCGTTGCACGGCAAAGACGGCGACGCGAACATGATGCTGGACTGCGGTGTGGAGGATGCGCTCGCGCACCTGGTCAACGAGGGCAAGCCACCGTTCGCCGTGGTCGGCGTGGACGGCGGTGCCAGCAGCTACTGGCACCGGCGAGCCAACGGCGAGGACTCCGGCACCATGGTGCTCGAAGAGCTGTTGCCGATGCTGACGTCGATGGGCATGGACACCTCGAGGGTGGGATTCCTGGGCTGGTCGATGGGCGGCTACGGTGCGTTGCTCCTGGGCGCCCGGCTGGGACCGGCGCGTACCGCCGGCATCTGCGCGATCAGTCCGGCGCTGTACATGTCCTATATCGGCACCGCTCCCGGGGCATTCGACAGCATCGACGACTGGAACCGCAACACCGTGTTCGGCTTACCGGTGCTCAACTCGATTCCCGTCCGGGTCGACTGCGGCATCGGCGACCGCTTCTTCTTCGCCTCCAGCCAATTCGTGAGCCAGCTCAAGAAGAAACCGGCCGGCAGCTTCTCCCCGGGCGGGCATGACGTCGACTACTGGCGTGCCCAACTACCGGGCGAACTGGCCTGGATGGCGACCTAA
- a CDS encoding WGxxGxxG family protein yields MRKTLAVCCTTAALALGGAGVANASVEQAPVPSSTTTTLADTDNNTHESDNTGLWGLAGLLGLAGLAGLKRRNNTDAAVQPAATRRPPA; encoded by the coding sequence ATGCGTAAGACACTTGCAGTCTGCTGCACAACCGCCGCACTCGCCCTTGGTGGCGCAGGCGTCGCGAACGCCTCCGTTGAGCAAGCACCGGTGCCGTCGTCGACGACCACCACGCTGGCCGACACCGACAACAACACTCATGAGAGTGACAACACCGGCCTGTGGGGCCTCGCCGGCCTCCTGGGTCTGGCCGGACTGGCCGGGCTGAAGCGTCGCAACAACACCGACGCCGCCGTCCAACCTGCCGCGACTCGCCGGCCCCCGGCGTAG
- the hemB gene encoding porphobilinogen synthase gives MAYPRQRPRRLRSAPALRRLVAQTSLEPRHLVLPMFVADGIGEPRAISSMPGVVQHTRDSLRSAAADAVAAGVGGLMLFGVPREQDKDPVGSAGTDPDGILNVAVRDLAKDLGDATVLMADTCLDEFTDHGHCGVLDGRGRVDNDTTLHRYVELAVAQAESGAHVVGPSGMMDGQVGAIRDGLDAAGHSDVAILAYAAKFASAFYGPFREAVASSLCGDRRTYQQEPGNAREALREVQLDLDEGADIVMVKPALGYLDVLAAAADISPVPVAAYQVSGEYAMICAAAANNWIDERAAALESLTSIRRAGADFVLTYWAADAARWLA, from the coding sequence GTGGCGTACCCCCGGCAGCGACCGCGCCGGCTCCGTTCCGCCCCGGCTCTGCGCCGGCTGGTGGCGCAAACATCCTTGGAGCCAAGGCATTTGGTGCTGCCGATGTTCGTCGCCGACGGTATCGGCGAACCACGGGCGATATCGTCGATGCCGGGCGTGGTGCAACACACCCGCGACTCGTTGCGCAGTGCGGCCGCCGATGCGGTGGCCGCCGGAGTCGGTGGGCTGATGCTCTTCGGTGTGCCGCGTGAGCAGGACAAGGACCCGGTTGGTTCGGCAGGCACCGATCCCGACGGCATCCTGAACGTGGCGGTGCGAGATCTGGCCAAGGATCTCGGCGACGCGACCGTCCTGATGGCCGACACCTGTCTGGATGAGTTCACCGACCACGGGCACTGCGGTGTTCTTGACGGGCGCGGCCGGGTAGACAACGACACCACGTTGCACCGATATGTGGAACTGGCGGTGGCGCAAGCGGAATCGGGCGCACACGTGGTGGGTCCCAGCGGCATGATGGACGGTCAGGTGGGCGCGATCCGGGACGGGCTGGACGCGGCGGGCCACTCCGACGTCGCAATCCTCGCGTATGCCGCCAAGTTCGCCTCGGCGTTCTACGGTCCGTTTCGGGAGGCCGTGGCCTCGAGCCTGTGTGGCGACCGGCGCACCTATCAGCAGGAGCCGGGCAACGCCCGGGAGGCACTCCGCGAGGTCCAACTGGACCTCGATGAAGGCGCCGACATCGTGATGGTGAAACCGGCATTGGGCTACCTGGACGTGCTGGCGGCGGCCGCTGACATCTCGCCGGTTCCGGTGGCGGCCTACCAAGTTTCGGGGGAGTACGCGATGATTTGTGCGGCGGCTGCCAATAATTGGATCGACGAACGTGCTGCGGCGCTGGAGTCGTTGACCAGTATTCGACGAGCGGGGGCTGATTTCGTGCTGACGTACTGGGCCGCCGACGCGGCGAGGTGGCTCGCGTGA
- a CDS encoding Rv0518 family GDSL lipase produces the protein MTRLGTVAVSVAVLVAVASAWLVDPVRERPYRSLTLDLRLKPVAVIGDSYTTGTNEGGLGPNSWTARTWRTLTAPGLRIASDVAAEGRAGYGAVGDHGSIFQDLTARVVKPEDVLVVFFGSRNDQDVDPVLLAQRVHATFALARRLAPSARFLVIGPPWPTAEVPVPILVIRDVLAGAAWAAGADFVDPIGDRWFVDRPDLIGSDGVHPNDAGHEYLAEKMVPLIRWQLSR, from the coding sequence GTGACTCGGCTGGGCACCGTCGCCGTCAGCGTCGCCGTGCTGGTGGCGGTGGCCTCGGCATGGCTGGTCGATCCTGTCCGAGAGCGGCCGTACCGGTCCCTGACGTTGGACCTGCGGCTCAAACCGGTTGCCGTGATCGGTGATTCGTACACCACAGGCACCAACGAGGGCGGACTGGGACCGAACTCGTGGACCGCGCGAACCTGGCGGACGCTCACCGCACCCGGCCTGCGGATCGCCAGCGACGTGGCCGCCGAGGGCAGAGCCGGGTACGGAGCTGTCGGCGACCACGGCAGCATCTTCCAGGATCTGACCGCCAGGGTGGTCAAACCCGAGGACGTGCTGGTGGTGTTCTTCGGATCCCGCAACGACCAGGATGTCGACCCCGTCTTGCTGGCCCAGCGCGTACACGCCACGTTCGCTCTGGCCCGTCGGTTGGCGCCGTCGGCGCGGTTCCTGGTGATCGGACCGCCGTGGCCGACCGCCGAGGTACCGGTACCGATTCTGGTGATTCGCGACGTGCTGGCCGGAGCCGCGTGGGCCGCGGGAGCGGACTTCGTGGACCCGATCGGCGACCGCTGGTTCGTGGATCGGCCGGATCTGATCGGATCCGACGGGGTACATCCCAACGATGCGGGGCATGAGTACCTGGCGGAGAAGATGGTGCCGCTCATTCGCTGGCAATTGTCTCGGTAA
- a CDS encoding FAD-dependent oxidoreductase, which yields MVSLWLDDRGNPPWTGRTSGSVEGSADAVVVGAGITGLITAVLLARAGEDVLVLEARTVGAGASGNTTAKLSLLQSTHLSKILARHGKATAKAYVEGNREGMEWVLHHCDTHGIDVQREDAYTYAQSARGVPSARAEWLACGAVGLPVTWDDRADVPFSFYGGVRLPDQAQFNPVPFLDSLVMELLDRGGRLVEGARVRKVAGSGDGLRLHVDTGAGEPTDDGTQADAEVFARQLVLATGIPILDRGGYFARLKASRSYCMAYQVPGSIPRSMMISADSPTRSVRYAPTDDGELLIVGGAGHPVGRQKSPSVALAELDEWTGRHFPGAAKTHYWSAQDYTPIDQLPYVGPILPSNEKIFVATGFNKWGMTNGPAAALALSSRILGGRMDWAGAFASWSPHELAGMTTALSANLEVGFNLARGWVTPATRIGRRDPRPDEGGVVSGPPWNLQARCVVDGVEHVVSPVCTHLGGIVNWNDTDQAWECPLHASRFAPDGTLLEGPATTDLTRSK from the coding sequence ATGGTGTCACTGTGGTTGGACGACCGCGGCAACCCGCCGTGGACTGGCAGGACCTCCGGCAGCGTCGAAGGATCCGCCGACGCCGTGGTGGTCGGGGCCGGTATCACCGGCTTGATAACGGCGGTGCTGCTGGCGCGGGCCGGTGAGGACGTACTGGTGCTGGAAGCCAGAACGGTCGGGGCCGGAGCTAGCGGGAACACGACCGCGAAGCTCAGCCTGCTGCAGAGTACTCATCTGAGCAAAATTCTTGCGCGGCATGGCAAGGCCACCGCCAAGGCCTACGTCGAGGGCAATCGCGAGGGGATGGAGTGGGTGTTGCACCACTGCGACACTCACGGAATCGATGTGCAGCGCGAGGACGCCTACACCTACGCCCAGTCGGCGCGGGGCGTGCCGTCGGCGCGTGCGGAATGGCTGGCCTGCGGTGCCGTCGGCCTGCCCGTCACATGGGACGACCGTGCCGACGTTCCTTTCTCGTTCTACGGCGGGGTTCGTCTACCAGATCAGGCGCAGTTCAATCCGGTCCCGTTCCTAGACAGCCTGGTCATGGAACTGCTGGATCGCGGCGGGCGGCTGGTGGAGGGCGCACGGGTCCGCAAAGTGGCCGGAAGCGGGGACGGGCTACGGCTGCACGTCGACACCGGTGCGGGAGAACCGACCGACGACGGTACCCAGGCGGACGCCGAGGTCTTCGCGCGACAGCTGGTGCTGGCGACCGGCATCCCGATTCTCGACCGCGGCGGCTACTTCGCCAGACTGAAAGCGAGTCGCTCCTACTGCATGGCCTACCAGGTGCCAGGGTCGATTCCTCGATCGATGATGATCTCGGCCGACTCGCCGACCCGTTCGGTCCGCTACGCCCCCACCGACGACGGGGAACTTCTGATCGTCGGTGGAGCGGGGCATCCGGTGGGTCGCCAGAAGAGCCCGTCGGTGGCGCTCGCCGAACTCGACGAGTGGACCGGAAGGCACTTTCCCGGTGCGGCGAAGACGCACTACTGGTCGGCGCAGGACTACACACCGATCGATCAGCTGCCGTATGTGGGCCCGATTCTGCCGAGCAATGAAAAAATCTTCGTTGCAACGGGTTTCAACAAGTGGGGGATGACCAATGGCCCGGCCGCCGCGCTGGCGCTGTCCAGCCGCATCCTGGGTGGCCGGATGGACTGGGCAGGTGCGTTCGCGAGCTGGAGCCCACACGAACTGGCTGGAATGACAACGGCTCTGAGCGCCAACCTGGAGGTCGGGTTCAACCTGGCCCGCGGCTGGGTCACTCCGGCAACGCGAATCGGGCGCCGGGACCCCAGGCCGGACGAGGGCGGTGTAGTCAGCGGGCCGCCGTGGAACTTGCAGGCACGATGCGTGGTCGACGGTGTCGAGCACGTGGTGTCGCCGGTGTGCACCCACCTTGGTGGCATTGTGAATTGGAACGATACGGACCAGGCGTGGGAGTGCCCGTTGCATGCTTCGCGGTTCGCTCCGGATGGAACATTGCTTGAGGGTCCGGCGACCACGGACCTGACTCGGTCTAAGTGA
- a CDS encoding DUF3093 domain-containing protein — protein sequence MGSPPPREKPLFYEPGASWYWVLAGPLSAASLIYIQHVNHVPISFLVPSVFLVLVSAFVALQVKAARIHTSVELTEDALRQGTETILVREIVKVFPEAENSVKSDKPLAKWQSARALGELVGVPRGRYGIGLKLSGGRTAQAWARRHRHLRDALTPLVERRMGPYVAEVADELDPHDDDNESIL from the coding sequence ATGGGCTCACCACCACCCCGGGAGAAGCCGCTGTTTTACGAACCCGGTGCCAGCTGGTACTGGGTGTTGGCGGGACCGCTGTCGGCGGCGTCGCTGATCTACATCCAGCACGTCAACCACGTCCCGATTTCCTTCTTGGTTCCCTCCGTATTCCTGGTGTTGGTGTCGGCGTTCGTGGCGCTGCAGGTCAAGGCGGCGCGGATTCACACTTCGGTCGAATTGACCGAGGATGCGCTGCGCCAGGGCACCGAGACGATCCTGGTGCGCGAGATCGTGAAAGTATTCCCCGAAGCCGAGAACTCGGTGAAGTCCGACAAGCCGCTGGCCAAGTGGCAGTCGGCGCGGGCGTTGGGCGAGTTGGTGGGCGTGCCGCGCGGCCGGTACGGGATCGGCCTGAAGTTGAGCGGCGGCCGCACCGCGCAGGCCTGGGCGCGTCGGCACCGCCATCTGCGGGACGCGCTGACCCCGCTGGTGGAGCGGCGGATGGGTCCGTATGTCGCCGAAGTCGCCGACGAACTGGACCCCCACGACGACGACAACGAGTCGATCCTGTGA
- a CDS encoding amino acid permease produces MRDARDDLDNQEDNNATLKQGLSQRQLSMIAIGGVIGAGLFVGSGVVISETGPAAFMTYAICGLLIVLVMRMLGEMAAANPSTGSFADYAATALGGWAGFSVGWLYWYFWVIVVGFEAVAGGKVLNYWFPAPLWLSALGLMVLMTATNLFSVSSFGEFEFWFAGIKVATIVIFLGVGTAFVFGLLPGARLDFSNLTAHGGFFPKGVAAVFAAIVVVIFSMVGAEVVTIAAAESRDPARAITRATRSVVARIVIFFVGSVLLLVIIMPWNSVELGASPYVAALRHMGLPWADQIMNAVVLTAVLSCLNSGLYTASRMLFVLAGRGEAPARLVRLSGRGVPATAIVCSSVVGFLCVLMAWLAPNTVFLFLLNSSGAVILFVYLLIAVSQIVLRRRASAESLRVKMWLFPVLSVLTAVGIVAVLVQMGFDRSTRSQLWLSLLSWVVVLAVYFLAPVRGRNALVNKRIEESD; encoded by the coding sequence ATGCGGGACGCCCGGGACGACCTGGACAACCAGGAAGACAACAACGCCACGCTGAAACAAGGACTTTCGCAGCGCCAGCTCAGCATGATCGCGATCGGTGGGGTGATCGGTGCCGGGTTGTTCGTCGGTTCCGGGGTGGTGATCTCCGAAACCGGTCCGGCCGCGTTCATGACCTACGCCATCTGCGGTCTGCTGATCGTCCTGGTGATGCGGATGCTGGGGGAGATGGCGGCGGCCAATCCGTCGACCGGGTCGTTCGCCGATTACGCCGCAACCGCGCTGGGCGGGTGGGCCGGATTCTCTGTCGGCTGGCTCTACTGGTACTTCTGGGTCATCGTAGTCGGGTTCGAAGCGGTCGCCGGCGGAAAGGTGCTGAATTACTGGTTTCCGGCACCGCTGTGGCTGTCCGCTCTGGGCCTGATGGTGTTGATGACGGCCACCAACCTGTTCTCGGTGTCGTCCTTCGGCGAGTTCGAATTCTGGTTCGCCGGAATCAAAGTCGCGACGATTGTGATCTTCCTGGGAGTGGGAACGGCATTCGTTTTCGGGCTGCTGCCCGGCGCTCGTCTGGATTTCTCCAACCTGACCGCCCATGGCGGCTTCTTTCCCAAGGGCGTCGCGGCCGTATTCGCCGCCATCGTGGTGGTGATCTTTTCGATGGTGGGAGCCGAAGTCGTCACCATCGCCGCGGCGGAAAGCCGCGATCCCGCGCGGGCGATCACCCGAGCGACGCGGTCGGTGGTCGCCCGCATCGTCATCTTCTTCGTCGGCTCCGTGCTGCTATTGGTCATCATCATGCCGTGGAACTCGGTGGAGCTCGGCGCCTCGCCCTATGTGGCGGCGCTGCGGCACATGGGTCTGCCCTGGGCCGATCAGATCATGAATGCGGTGGTGCTGACGGCGGTACTGTCTTGCCTGAACTCGGGCTTGTACACCGCATCTCGGATGCTGTTCGTGCTCGCCGGCCGTGGCGAGGCGCCGGCGCGATTGGTGCGGCTCAGCGGTCGCGGTGTGCCCGCGACCGCTATCGTCTGTTCTTCGGTGGTGGGCTTTCTGTGCGTGTTGATGGCCTGGCTGGCGCCCAACACCGTGTTCCTGTTTCTGCTCAACTCTTCCGGTGCGGTCATCCTGTTCGTCTACCTGCTGATCGCTGTCTCGCAGATCGTGTTGCGGCGCAGAGCATCGGCGGAGTCATTGCGGGTCAAGATGTGGCTGTTCCCGGTGTTGTCAGTGCTGACCGCGGTGGGAATCGTCGCGGTTCTTGTGCAGATGGGTTTCGACCGTTCCACCCGAAGTCAGCTGTGGCTGAGTCTGCTGTCCTGGGTTGTGGTGCTTGCCGTGTATTTCCTGGCACCGGTACGTGGACGTAATGCGTTGGTAAACAAACGAATCGAAGAGAGCGACTGA